From a single Salvelinus sp. IW2-2015 unplaced genomic scaffold, ASM291031v2 Un_scaffold702, whole genome shotgun sequence genomic region:
- the fosl2 gene encoding LOW QUALITY PROTEIN: fos-related antigen 2 (The sequence of the model RefSeq protein was modified relative to this genomic sequence to represent the inferred CDS: inserted 3 bases in 2 codons; substituted 1 base at 1 genomic stop codon) — translation MYQDYSVNYDTSSCGSSTSPVQPESFTSGSSTIGSPISTSSYQRKPVDMPGSSSAFIPTINAITASQDLQWMVQPQXITSMSNPYSAPPLWPHLSNARLLGTHTLARPGVIRSIGDTPDAQRVDFCVNDKSQGVLFISLAYPEEEEKRRXAREEQVGCAKCRNXRRELTETLQGGTEELEDEKADLQKEIETLQKEKDKLEFMLVAHNPMCKLPPDDRHQGGHHHQQQCAPLPLTMRNNLCPRGLINPVVVKQEPQEDDEDGKSQRSVIKPICLGGGGGIYCDSDSLNTPVVAASTPASTPSAPSLIFTYPSMLESESPSPSSESCSKAHRRSSSSGDQSSDSLNSPTLLAL, via the exons ATGTACCAGGACTACTCCGTGAACTACGACACCTCGTCCTGCGGCAGCAGCACTTCGCCGGTCCAGCCAGAGTCGTTCACAAGCGGCAGCAGCACGATCGGCAGTCCGATCTCTACCTCAAGCTACCAG AGAAAACCGGTCGACATGCCTGGCTCTAGCAGTGCCTTCATCCCTACGATAAACGCCATCAcggccagccaggacctgcagtggATGGTGCAGCCACA TATCACCTCTATGTCCAACCCGTATTCCGCTCCACCCTTATGGCCACACCTCTCCAACGCCCGGCTCCTGGGAACACACACCCTGGCCCGTCCGGGTGTCATCCGCTCCATTGGGGACACCCCGGACGCGCAGAGAGTTGA CTTTTGTGTGAACGACAAATCACaaggtgttttatttatttccttagCTTACcctgaagaagaggagaagaggaggtgagCGCGAGAGGAACAAGTTGGCTGCGCCAAGTGCCGCA CGCGACGGGAACTCACTGAGACGCTCCAAGGAGGA actgaggagctggaggACGAGAAGGCTGATCTACAGAAAGAGATCGAGACACTGCAGAAGGAGAAGGACAAGTTGGAGTTTATGCTGGTGGCCCACAACCCCATGTGCAAACTGCCCCCCGACGATCGCCACCAGGGGggccaccaccaccagcagcagtgCGCTCCTCTCCCCCTGACCATGCGCAACAATCTGTGTCCCCGAGGCCTCATCAACCCCGTTGTGGTGAAGCAAGAACCACAAGAGGACGATGAGGATGGCAAGTCCCAGCGCTCCGTCATCAAGCCCATCTGTCTTGGCGGAGGTGGTGGGATTTACTGCGATAGCGACAGCCTCAACACTCCGGTGGTGGCCGCCTCCACCCCGGCCTCCACACCCAGCGCCCCTAGCCTCATCTTCACCTACCCCAGCATGCTGGAGTCCGAGAGCCCCTCGCCGTCCTCAGAGTCCTGCTCCAAAGCCCACCggcgcagcagcagcagcggggaTCAGTCTTCAGACTCCCTCAACTCACCTACCCTCCTGGCCCTCTGA